The following coding sequences lie in one Spinacia oleracea cultivar Varoflay chromosome 1, BTI_SOV_V1, whole genome shotgun sequence genomic window:
- the LOC110803571 gene encoding uncharacterized protein isoform X2, which yields MAVPEVDKRVLEQLEEMGFSVACGIRALHYSGNTSLEDAINWIVDHENDSDIDQIPLVPVDIDLDAAKPFAITEEVKIKAQKLRIGANQLRKDKEKELEREREKERIQDGKRILEAKKTVEEIARKRMIASREVEKEEERKARERIRQKLEADKAERRSRLGMLPVVPSSVQPPCHVVQKMSAEVSKPVKSTKKVELLCECLRSLRRCHKDEDTRVRKAFQTLQIYIRNVTKNPDMEKFRNIPLSNPVFQERVGSLIGGVRFLEICGFERKRRGQFLYLPLEKIDMETLNSALFALQSALTNPFFGLLSAEMALNEG from the exons ATGGCTGTTCCTGAAGTAGACAAGAGAGTGCTTGAACAACTGGAAGAAATGGGATTTTCAGTAGCTTGTGGAATTCGGGCGCTTCATTATTCTG GCAATACTTCTCTGGAAGATGCTATAAATTGGATAGTTGATCATGAGAATGACTCAGATATTGACCAGATTCCTCTG GTACCAGTAGACATTGATTTGGATGCTGCTAAACCATTTGCTATCACTGAAGAAGTGAAGATCAAGGCCCAAAAACTGAG GATCGGAGCCAACCAATTGAGAAAAGACAAAGAGAAGGAACTGGAAAGAGAAAGGGAAAAG GAGAGGATTCAAGATGGGAAGAGAATTTTAGAAGCAAAGAAAACTGTAGAAGAAATTGCAAGAAAAAG AATGATAGCTTCACGTGAAGTAGAAAAGGAGGAGGAAAGAAAAGCAAGGGAGAGGATACGTCAAAAGTTAGAAGCAGATAAG GCGGAAAGAAGGTCAAGACTTGGAATGCTGCCTGTAGTTCCTTCATCAGTGCAACCTCCATGTCATGTGGTACAAAAAATGTCTGCTGAG GTCTCAAAGCCTGTCAAATCTACTAAAAAGGTGGAGCTTCTATGTGAGTGTTTACGAAGTCTAAGGCGCTGCCATAAG GATGAGGACACCAGAGTAAGGAAGGCTTTCCAAACTCTCCAAATATACATTAGGAATGTCACAAAGAATCCTGACATGGAAAAATTCAGGAATATACCGCTCAGTAACCCAGTTTTCCAG GAACGAGTTGGCAGTCTGATTGGAGGTGTCAGATTTCTGGAAATTTGTGGGTTTGAGAGGAAGAGGAGGGGGCAGTTCTTGTATCTTCCACTGGAGAAGATTGACATGGAAACGCTAAATTCAGCTTTATTTGCATTGCAATCCGCATTAACCAATCCTTTTTTTGGATTACTCTCTGCTGAAATGGCACTCAATGAAGGATGA
- the LOC110803592 gene encoding uncharacterized protein has translation MEEQHITQKRRKIHEINNNNNSESSLTRRIKMFCPAASKVAEIMAWEDQRLDLGKIARVFGLEPETLKLNGHFISRGVDLIASSVTWRSLLSFFCSKGLSTGTDSSDALVVDGKLFNSGIKRGRDSGPVVENGVNCVNLQEEGGGTGRINKKLKENQMDKFGDSIALKRKICLENVSPLIKRNRVNGSYSDEFSIGHEESEYSISKLRCGYQLRDTVKRTREDEVVASSCKRAR, from the exons ATGGAAGAACAGCATATTACCCAGAAAAGAAGAAAGATACAtgaaatcaacaacaacaataacagtgAATCATCATTAACAAGGAGGATAAAGATGTTTTGTCCAGCAGCATCAAAGGTAGCAGAAATCATGGCGTGGGAAGACCAGAGATTGGATTTAGGCAAAATTGCTCGAGTTTTcgggctcgaacccgagaccttgaaGCTCAATGGACACTTCATTAGTAGAGGTGTAGACCTAATTGCTTCCTCTGTTACATGGAGGTcgcttctttctttcttctgttCTAAGGGTTTGTCTACTGGAACTGATTCTTCCGATGCTCTCGTCGTCGATGGAAAGCTCTTCAACTCTGGCATTAAGA GAGGACGTGATTCGGGACCTGTAGTTGAGAATGGAGTGAATTGTGTAAATTTACAAGAGGAAGGTGGAGGAACTGGGCGAATCAATAAGAAGTTGAAGGAGAATCAGATGGATAAATTTGGTGACAGTATTGCattgaaaaggaaaatttgtctGGAAAATGTTAGTCCCTTGATAAAGAGAAACAGAGTTAATGGAAGCTACTCAGACGAATTCTCTATAG GTCATGAAGAAAGTGAGTATAGCATCAGCAAGCTACGTTGTGGCTACCAGTTGCGCGATACTGTGAAGAGAACAAGGGAAGATGAAGTCGTAGCATCATCCTGTAAGAGAGCACGATGA
- the LOC110803571 gene encoding uncharacterized protein isoform X1: MGDVFLYVSEMAVPEVDKRVLEQLEEMGFSVACGIRALHYSGNTSLEDAINWIVDHENDSDIDQIPLVPVDIDLDAAKPFAITEEVKIKAQKLRIGANQLRKDKEKELEREREKERIQDGKRILEAKKTVEEIARKRMIASREVEKEEERKARERIRQKLEADKAERRSRLGMLPVVPSSVQPPCHVVQKMSAEVSKPVKSTKKVELLCECLRSLRRCHKDEDTRVRKAFQTLQIYIRNVTKNPDMEKFRNIPLSNPVFQERVGSLIGGVRFLEICGFERKRRGQFLYLPLEKIDMETLNSALFALQSALTNPFFGLLSAEMALNEG; encoded by the exons ATGGGAGATGTTTTTTTGTATGTTTCAGAAATGGCTGTTCCTGAAGTAGACAAGAGAGTGCTTGAACAACTGGAAGAAATGGGATTTTCAGTAGCTTGTGGAATTCGGGCGCTTCATTATTCTG GCAATACTTCTCTGGAAGATGCTATAAATTGGATAGTTGATCATGAGAATGACTCAGATATTGACCAGATTCCTCTG GTACCAGTAGACATTGATTTGGATGCTGCTAAACCATTTGCTATCACTGAAGAAGTGAAGATCAAGGCCCAAAAACTGAG GATCGGAGCCAACCAATTGAGAAAAGACAAAGAGAAGGAACTGGAAAGAGAAAGGGAAAAG GAGAGGATTCAAGATGGGAAGAGAATTTTAGAAGCAAAGAAAACTGTAGAAGAAATTGCAAGAAAAAG AATGATAGCTTCACGTGAAGTAGAAAAGGAGGAGGAAAGAAAAGCAAGGGAGAGGATACGTCAAAAGTTAGAAGCAGATAAG GCGGAAAGAAGGTCAAGACTTGGAATGCTGCCTGTAGTTCCTTCATCAGTGCAACCTCCATGTCATGTGGTACAAAAAATGTCTGCTGAG GTCTCAAAGCCTGTCAAATCTACTAAAAAGGTGGAGCTTCTATGTGAGTGTTTACGAAGTCTAAGGCGCTGCCATAAG GATGAGGACACCAGAGTAAGGAAGGCTTTCCAAACTCTCCAAATATACATTAGGAATGTCACAAAGAATCCTGACATGGAAAAATTCAGGAATATACCGCTCAGTAACCCAGTTTTCCAG GAACGAGTTGGCAGTCTGATTGGAGGTGTCAGATTTCTGGAAATTTGTGGGTTTGAGAGGAAGAGGAGGGGGCAGTTCTTGTATCTTCCACTGGAGAAGATTGACATGGAAACGCTAAATTCAGCTTTATTTGCATTGCAATCCGCATTAACCAATCCTTTTTTTGGATTACTCTCTGCTGAAATGGCACTCAATGAAGGATGA
- the LOC110803565 gene encoding uncharacterized protein, with protein MYADRLEGDSKASIQDRLNGSVAGNSIRRRTITGKRQRQDDKWEHDLFQDQRPQISRKLGGGDLRLKLQRRSGQQETQGGGVRDLREKLSGSMHSQRVNKDSLKPKPAPEAVKPARRSVIVATPVAEQKKVSNSTSRKKTQQKADASVDGFLQSLGLEKYLITFQAEEVDMTALEHMTDEDLKAIGIPMGPRKKILLSLSARG; from the exons ATGTATGCTGATCGATTGGAGGGAGATTCCAAGGCGTCAATCCAGGACAGGCTTAATGGAAGTGTCGCCGGTAATTCCATTCGCCGGCGAACTATCACAGGAAAAAG GCAGAGGCAAGATGACAAGTGGGAACATGATCTTTTCCAAGATCAGCGGCCTCAGATAT CGCGCAAACTTGGTGGAGGTGATCTTCGTCTGAAGCTTCAAAGGAGGAGCGGACAGCAAGAAACCCAAGGTGGAGGTGTTCGAGATCTTCGTGAAAAGTTGTCTGGCTCAATGCATTCACAACGAGTAAATAAGGATTCCCTGAAGCCAAAACCTGCACCCGAGGCTGTTAAACCTGCTAGAAGAAGTGTCATTGTCGCCACACCTGTAGCAGAGCAAAAAAAAGTCTCGAACTCAACTTCGAGGAAAAAGACTCAGCAGAAG GCTGATGCATCAGTTGATGGGTTTCTTCAATCCTTGGGTCTTGAAAAGTATCTTATTACATTTCAGGCAGAGGAA GTTGATATGACAGCCCTTGAACACATGACTGACGAGGACCTTAAAGCAATAGGAATACCAATG GGTCCCCGAAAGAAGATACTATTGTCCTTGAGTGCAAGGGGTTGA